A region from the Chloroflexota bacterium genome encodes:
- a CDS encoding MFS transporter, which produces MTNGLPLLNKLLYTSDMIGGQAVAQTRNLWLLFFLAPPRGEGDAAVTGLSLGPIDIDARVLVGAVLTAGRLIEAFDDPIIGWWSDRTRSRWGRRLPFVVFSTPFWAIFFMLLWFSPVEGASFVNALWVFVILELFFLSNTMSIGPYESLLPEVARSHRDRMSIVAMQFYFGVLGAVLGLVLSGVVQDTWGFQVMGVLVGALGLGFRFLGVGGVWRHAPRDTPPAQMPLKGAFLATLANKQFLYFLPTFVLYQLSTTMTLGWMPFFVSAILGAENEGTMTSALTGTALVGMMVAVFAMWKLSHTKGKQWVYSLCLLGTAVILPFMFFVGFVPGVPILAQGIVVAFLVGLPMGGVNLMPRAITADITDYDEIRTGMRREAMFFTTQNLFEKVGSSFSALLLALILLLGETADDPLGIRLLGPVAGAIAFIGYWVFRGYRLPSTVTPESVREAGL; this is translated from the coding sequence ATGACCAACGGCCTGCCTCTGCTCAACAAGCTGCTCTACACCTCCGACATGATCGGCGGGCAGGCGGTGGCGCAGACGCGCAACCTGTGGCTGCTGTTCTTCCTCGCGCCGCCGCGGGGCGAGGGCGATGCCGCCGTCACAGGCCTGTCGCTTGGCCCGATCGACATCGACGCGCGCGTACTGGTCGGGGCGGTGCTGACGGCGGGCCGGCTCATCGAGGCGTTCGACGACCCCATCATCGGCTGGTGGAGCGACCGCACCAGGAGCCGTTGGGGCCGGCGCCTGCCCTTCGTGGTGTTCTCGACGCCGTTCTGGGCCATCTTCTTCATGCTGCTCTGGTTCTCGCCCGTGGAGGGCGCGAGCTTCGTCAACGCCCTCTGGGTCTTCGTCATTTTGGAGCTGTTCTTCCTCAGCAACACCATGTCCATTGGCCCGTACGAGTCGCTGCTGCCGGAGGTGGCGAGGAGCCACCGGGACCGGATGAGCATCGTTGCGATGCAGTTCTACTTCGGCGTGCTGGGCGCGGTGCTGGGGCTGGTGCTGAGCGGCGTTGTGCAGGACACGTGGGGGTTCCAGGTCATGGGCGTATTGGTGGGCGCGCTGGGGCTTGGCTTTCGCTTCCTCGGCGTCGGCGGCGTCTGGCGGCACGCTCCGCGCGACACGCCGCCCGCGCAGATGCCGCTCAAGGGCGCCTTCCTCGCGACGCTGGCCAACAAGCAGTTCCTGTACTTCCTGCCCACCTTCGTGCTGTACCAGCTCTCGACGACGATGACGCTGGGGTGGATGCCATTCTTCGTCTCGGCCATCCTCGGCGCGGAGAATGAGGGCACGATGACGTCGGCGCTGACGGGCACGGCGCTGGTGGGGATGATGGTGGCGGTGTTCGCCATGTGGAAGCTGAGCCATACGAAGGGCAAGCAGTGGGTCTACTCGTTATGCCTGCTGGGCACCGCCGTCATCCTGCCCTTCATGTTCTTCGTGGGGTTCGTGCCGGGGGTGCCGATACTGGCGCAGGGGATCGTCGTCGCCTTCCTCGTCGGGCTGCCGATGGGCGGCGTGAACCTCATGCCGCGGGCCATCACCGCCGACATCACCGACTACGACGAGATCCGCACCGGCATGCGCCGGGAGGCGATGTTCTTCACGACGCAGAACCTCTTCGAGAAGGTGGGTTCGTCGTTCTCCGCGCTGTTGCTCGCGCTCATCCTGCTGCTGGGCGAGACGGCGGACGACCCGCTGGGCATCCGCCTGCTGGGGCCGGTGGCGGGCGCCATCGCGTTCATCGGCTACTGGGTGTTCCGGGGATACCGGCTGCCGAGCACCGTCACGCCGGAGAGCGTGCGGGAGGCGGGGTTGTAG
- a CDS encoding Rieske 2Fe-2S domain-containing protein — protein sequence MLTTYDNEMLTRVGPGTPMGSFIREFWIPFLPSRDLPERDGPMKRVRLLGEDLVAFRDSNGDVGLIAENCPHRGASLFFGRNENAGLACNYHGWKFDVTGACLEMPNEPTKSNFKDKVRAITYPVVEVNKALWTYMGPRETPPPFPPFEVTTLPYDQSYEPHVMTEECNWMQGLEGDLDSSHVYFIHGRLYEDAPAAPGQLRGVWTNDRAPALDVVPTPYGVYYTALRHINDQGDIHHRVNQYLYPFFSMITIDATVNLRAWVPIDDDYHMLFMMSGRADTGASSDLEAFLLDPFKSAGGYLPETPDPRTRYMSYARKANDYCIDYDVQSKYMMSGVPFLVNLQDRAMTETMGAIYDRRREHLGTSDRMIIQVRKQLLAGARALQEDGSIPASVDDTKLVRVRPVGMILNETVDWQEATKVVRNVDGGEPVAFVPFFE from the coding sequence ATGCTGACGACCTACGACAATGAGATGCTGACGCGAGTCGGGCCCGGAACGCCGATGGGCTCTTTCATCCGCGAGTTCTGGATCCCGTTCCTGCCGTCCCGCGACCTGCCGGAGCGTGACGGCCCCATGAAGCGCGTCCGCCTGCTCGGCGAGGACCTCGTCGCCTTCCGCGACTCCAACGGCGATGTCGGCCTCATCGCCGAGAACTGCCCGCACCGCGGCGCGTCGCTCTTCTTCGGCCGCAACGAGAACGCCGGCCTCGCCTGCAACTACCATGGCTGGAAGTTCGACGTCACCGGCGCCTGCCTCGAAATGCCCAACGAGCCGACCAAGTCCAACTTCAAGGACAAGGTCCGCGCCATCACGTACCCCGTCGTGGAAGTGAACAAGGCCCTGTGGACCTACATGGGGCCCCGCGAGACGCCTCCACCCTTCCCGCCGTTTGAGGTTACGACACTTCCCTACGATCAGTCGTACGAGCCCCACGTAATGACGGAGGAGTGCAACTGGATGCAGGGGTTGGAGGGCGACCTCGACTCCTCCCACGTCTACTTCATCCACGGCCGTCTCTACGAGGACGCCCCCGCCGCGCCGGGCCAGCTCCGCGGCGTCTGGACTAACGACCGCGCGCCCGCGCTCGACGTGGTGCCCACGCCTTACGGCGTCTACTACACCGCCCTCCGTCACATAAACGACCAGGGCGACATCCACCACCGCGTCAACCAGTACCTCTACCCCTTCTTCAGCATGATCACCATCGACGCGACGGTGAACCTCCGCGCATGGGTGCCCATCGACGACGACTACCACATGCTGTTCATGATGAGCGGCAGGGCGGACACGGGGGCGTCCTCTGATCTTGAGGCGTTCCTGCTGGACCCGTTCAAGTCCGCCGGCGGCTACCTCCCTGAAACGCCCGACCCGCGCACCCGCTACATGTCCTATGCGCGAAAGGCCAACGACTACTGCATCGACTACGACGTACAGAGTAAGTACATGATGTCCGGCGTCCCCTTCCTCGTGAACCTTCAGGACCGCGCGATGACCGAGACCATGGGGGCCATCTACGACCGCCGCCGTGAGCACCTCGGCACCAGCGACCGCATGATCATCCAGGTGCGCAAGCAACTGCTGGCCGGCGCCCGCGCGCTGCAGGAGGACGGCTCCATTCCCGCGAGCGTCGACGACACCAAGCTCGTCCGCGTCCGCCCCGTCGGCATGATCCTCAACGAGACCGTCGACTGGCAGGAAGCCACCAAGGTAGTCCGAAACGTAGACGGCGGGGAGCCGGTGGCGTTCGTGCCGTTCTTCGAGTAG
- a CDS encoding thiamine pyrophosphate-binding protein: MSGGEALTQSLIREGVEVVFGIPGIHMSGSVVAMRDDAAIEHITTRHEGGATNMAYGYARASGKPGVALVVPGAGVYNAASGMATAFARSTPVLLIAGQISRPQMGKDLGAIHEVFNQMETLAPVTKWRRQAMRPREIPAAVSEAFRQMRTGRPRPVYLEMPPEVAVEREEVQLRDSAPVSRIVPSPDDLRRAADVIANSRLPLIYAGGGVMQSGAEGVLRELVETTNIPVITSSGGKGAIPDNHPLTYGSCLSPAAETLELNQLLDVMQSADVMIGVGARFSIGNPAGEACTLININIDDRDLTRIQANTLPLHGDVKATLEALLPFLREAGADNRPSPAEAVEAARRLIAYYDIRQQEPQYAVLETIKQSIPEETITVWDVTQFGYYSRTHYQVNLPGTYIDSGFSFNLGHAFPTALGAKVGKPGTPVVCFTGDGGFMFNASELSTAVKYGINTVTVVFRDDAYGNVARDLEDFFGGSYGTDLHNPDLVKFAESFGVVGLRTEDPSDLATLLPEALALNAPVVIDVPVGHLDLPRSKFMTHLPRVAWTQPQQGMIAS; encoded by the coding sequence ATGAGTGGCGGCGAAGCCTTGACCCAGTCCTTGATTCGAGAGGGAGTCGAGGTAGTCTTCGGGATACCCGGCATTCACATGTCCGGCAGCGTCGTCGCCATGCGCGACGATGCGGCAATCGAGCACATCACCACGCGGCATGAGGGCGGCGCGACAAACATGGCCTACGGCTACGCCCGGGCTTCGGGTAAGCCCGGCGTGGCGTTGGTCGTCCCCGGCGCGGGCGTCTACAACGCCGCTTCCGGAATGGCGACCGCCTTCGCGCGCTCAACGCCGGTGTTGCTCATTGCCGGGCAGATCTCGCGGCCGCAGATGGGCAAGGACCTGGGCGCCATCCATGAGGTGTTCAACCAGATGGAAACCCTCGCTCCCGTGACCAAGTGGCGGCGGCAGGCCATGCGTCCCCGTGAAATCCCGGCCGCAGTCTCCGAGGCCTTCCGGCAGATGCGCACAGGACGCCCTCGCCCCGTCTACCTTGAGATGCCGCCGGAAGTGGCCGTCGAGCGCGAGGAAGTGCAGTTGCGTGACTCTGCCCCCGTCTCGCGCATCGTGCCCAGCCCGGACGACCTTCGCCGTGCGGCGGACGTGATCGCCAATTCCAGGCTCCCCCTCATATACGCCGGCGGCGGCGTCATGCAGTCGGGCGCGGAGGGTGTTCTCCGGGAACTTGTGGAAACGACCAACATCCCCGTCATCACGTCGAGCGGCGGCAAGGGGGCGATCCCCGACAACCATCCCCTGACCTACGGGTCCTGCCTCAGCCCGGCGGCGGAAACGCTCGAGTTGAACCAGCTCCTCGACGTCATGCAGTCGGCCGATGTCATGATCGGCGTCGGAGCGCGCTTTTCGATCGGCAATCCCGCGGGAGAGGCATGCACGCTGATTAACATAAACATCGACGACAGGGACCTCACGAGAATACAGGCCAACACCCTGCCCCTGCACGGCGACGTCAAGGCGACGCTTGAGGCGTTGCTCCCCTTCCTCAGGGAGGCGGGCGCAGACAACCGCCCATCACCAGCAGAGGCTGTCGAGGCGGCCCGTCGCCTCATTGCCTACTACGACATCAGGCAGCAGGAGCCGCAGTACGCCGTCCTCGAGACCATCAAGCAGAGCATCCCTGAGGAGACCATAACGGTCTGGGACGTCACGCAGTTTGGCTACTACTCCCGCACCCACTACCAGGTGAACCTGCCCGGCACGTACATAGACTCCGGCTTCTCGTTCAACCTCGGTCACGCATTTCCCACCGCTCTCGGCGCCAAGGTCGGCAAGCCTGGCACGCCCGTGGTCTGCTTCACCGGCGACGGCGGCTTCATGTTCAACGCCTCCGAACTCTCGACGGCGGTCAAGTACGGCATCAACACCGTCACCGTCGTGTTCAGGGACGACGCCTACGGCAACGTCGCACGCGACCTCGAGGACTTCTTTGGCGGCTCGTATGGCACGGATCTGCACAACCCGGACCTGGTCAAGTTCGCCGAGTCCTTCGGTGTGGTGGGACTGCGCACGGAAGACCCCTCGGACCTCGCCACGCTGCTGCCCGAAGCCCTGGCGCTCAATGCGCCGGTCGTCATCGACGTGCCGGTGGGGCACTTGGACCTGCCGCGGTCCAAGTTCATGACGCACCTGCCCAGGGTGGCCTGGACGCAGCCGCAGCAAGGCATGATCGCGTCCTGA
- a CDS encoding LLM class flavin-dependent oxidoreductase — protein sequence MAVTTFPEAPFEFAMFDWIENSGRPVADIVEHKMRLVEMADRAGFYAWHTAQHQATPLSLNISPSILLAAAIQRTQNLHVGALTFCLPWYDPYRFYNEVCMLDQMSRGRVELGVGRGISLLESSVYGIDDVEESRGRYRETLDIFFNACGKDTLEHEGNYFNYHDVELHTAPYQKPYPPLWFPSSSPDIIDFVARHGYNTAIPGAPENVRPMLEQYRETWLEHQDDEGRHNAHVAAPRLGRNQHIFVAETDAEAEAIAGPAMAEWAAHISHLSRKHSASLTAAPQPDRSTRVVIAGSPETVAERLIESIEVSGINYCILVFSFGDLPPERSERSLELFISDVMPAVRAGLDPDGTASASGHGA from the coding sequence ATGGCAGTCACAACGTTCCCTGAAGCGCCGTTCGAGTTCGCGATGTTCGACTGGATCGAGAACTCCGGCCGCCCCGTCGCTGACATCGTCGAGCACAAGATGCGTCTGGTGGAGATGGCCGACCGCGCGGGCTTCTACGCCTGGCACACGGCGCAGCACCAGGCGACGCCCCTCTCCCTCAACATCTCGCCGTCCATCCTGCTCGCCGCCGCCATCCAGCGCACGCAAAACCTGCATGTGGGTGCGCTCACCTTTTGCCTGCCCTGGTACGACCCGTACCGCTTCTACAACGAGGTCTGCATGCTGGACCAGATGAGCCGCGGGCGCGTGGAGCTCGGCGTCGGCCGCGGCATCTCGCTCCTCGAGTCCTCGGTCTACGGCATCGACGACGTGGAGGAATCGCGGGGCCGCTACCGTGAGACGCTCGACATTTTCTTCAACGCCTGCGGGAAGGACACGCTGGAGCACGAGGGCAACTACTTCAACTACCACGACGTCGAGCTGCACACGGCGCCGTACCAGAAGCCGTACCCGCCTCTCTGGTTCCCCAGCAGCAGCCCGGACATCATCGACTTCGTCGCGCGGCACGGGTACAACACCGCCATCCCCGGCGCGCCTGAGAACGTCCGACCCATGCTGGAGCAGTACCGCGAGACCTGGTTGGAGCACCAGGACGACGAGGGCCGTCACAACGCACACGTCGCCGCGCCGCGGCTCGGCCGCAACCAGCACATCTTCGTCGCCGAGACCGACGCCGAGGCGGAGGCCATCGCCGGCCCGGCAATGGCCGAGTGGGCCGCGCACATCAGCCACCTCTCCCGGAAGCACAGCGCCTCGCTCACGGCCGCGCCGCAGCCCGACCGAAGTACGCGCGTGGTCATCGCCGGGTCGCCGGAGACAGTGGCCGAGCGGTTGATTGAGTCCATAGAGGTCTCGGGAATCAACTACTGCATACTCGTGTTCTCATTTGGGGACCTGCCGCCTGAGCGTTCTGAGCGGTCACTGGAACTCTTCATTTCGGATGTGATGCCGGCGGTGCGTGCAGGGCTGGACCCGGATGGGACTGCCTCGGCGTCCGGGCATGGCGCGTAA